The Dethiosulfovibrio russensis genome includes the window GTCCGTACTCTACGAAGATGGTAACCACCGATACCTCCACCTAGGCTGGGAGGAAAAAGAAGAGAAAAGCATCGTCCAGACCAACCAGTACATGATAATCCACAACGGCGAGGTCGTTCTGATGGATCCCGGCGGAGCCCACGTGTTTCCCAGAGTCCTGGCCAACGTGGCGGAGATAGTGGACATCGGTTCGGTGAGCCAGATATTCTACTCCCATCAGGACCCCGACGTATCCTCCGGAATAACCCTGTGGCTCTCCATAGCGGAAAAAGCCAAGGCCCATATCTCGGAACTCTGGACAAGGTTCCTACCCCACTTCGGCATCTACGAGACGAGCCGGATAGTAGCCATACCGGACAGAGGAGGCAATATTACGTTGAAGGACGGAACGAAGCTGCCCTGCATCCCAGCCCACTTCCTCCACTCAACCGGTCAGTTTTCCCTCTACGACCCCACGTCGAGGATACTCTTCTCCGGAGACATAGGCGCGGCGGTGTTCCCCGAGGGAAAAAGGTACCCCGCAGTGGAGAACTTCGACGACCACCTCAAGTACATGGAGGGATTCCACAAACGCTATATGGCCTCCAACTCGGCCTGCCGCCGCTGGGTCGACGCGGTCTCCAAACTGAAGGTGGACGCCATCGCCCCTCAACACGGAGCGGTTATAAAGGGCGACGACGTGGACAGATTCTTGAACTGGTTCGGGAACCTGAAATGCGGTGTCGACATCATGGATCAGCTCTTCCGATAGGGAGGCCCCGGTATGGACAAAAGGGAAAGAGAGCTGATAGCCAGACTGTCGTCGGCCTACTTCGGGAACACTCTGATGAACTCCTTCATGGACCAGCTGGACGAGGCACTGGTAAGACGGGTCAACAACGTCCAGGGAGAGCTTTCCGACATATCCAACGACTTTCAGAAGCTCGATACCATGCTGGCCGACACAGTGGAGGAATTTCATAAAAGCAGCACTCACGCCAGGGAGAACGTCGAGTCGATAGGCAAGATGAACCAGGAACTGGAGGAGGAACTTCACCGTTCCGGCACGGACATAGAGAACATGAGCTCCGACGTGAACAAGACGGTTGAGACCACCTACGAGACCTTAAACGGTTTCCTGGAGGTGGAGAAGATATCCGAGGAGATCACCAGGATAGCGAAACAGACCAACCTGCTGGCCCTCAACGCCTCCATAGAGGCGGCCAGAGCGGGGGAACACGGCAGGGGATTCAGCGTCGTAGCAGAGGAGGTCCAGAAGCTGTCGGTCCAGACCAAGGAGGCGTCGGACAAGATAACCGACAGGGTCTCCGAGATTTCCGGATCGGTCAAAGACGCCATGGACAACGTACGCCGGGTAAGCGAGATGTTCGACGTGGTGAGAAACTCTCTGTCCAGCTTTATGTCCTTCCTGGAGGAAAACAGGTCCTTCATGGACGACATCACAGTGATGCTGGACGGATCGGGAGAGAAGATGTCCGAGGGATCCAGGGAGATAGCCCACTCCGTGGGGGTGATGAAAGAGGCCATAGACCGCTTCGACGCCATGGCGGCCATAATATCCTCCATAGTCAGGGCCCAGAAGAACCTTCAGGACCTTCGGCTCTGACCATGGTCAAGAATAAGCTCATATTTTTGCTTGCCCTGGCATCGCTCTTATTCTCATTTTCCCATAAAGCCTCGGCAATCGACTACGCCCTGCCTCTGGCTCCGCCGGAGAGACATTCTCCAAGGCAGACCATGGCTTCCTTCGCCACCAACATAAACATGGCATACAGATTGATCAAAGAGGCAAACAAAGAGAACGACGCCGCAGAAGCCGTCTTCTTCAACACCCCGGGAGCACTGGCGAAAGCGGAAGAAGCCTCTATATACTTCAAGAAGGCGATAGAATGCCTGGACCTGAGGGACACGCCCAGTGTCTACAGAAACAAGATAGGAAGCGAAAGAGCCCTTCAACTGAAAGAGATAATGGACCGGGTGCCAATTCCGGCCTCGAGGGATATACCCGGAACGAGCGACCTCATAACCGACGAAGGACATATGGAAACATGGAGAATCCCTGGGACGGAGATAAGGCTTAGACGTCTGGACTCGGGAGAGGAAAAAGGATACTACCTTTTCTCTTCCGAAAGCCTCAAGGAAATATCCGACTTCTACGAGGCGGTACAGAACATGCCATACAGAGACGACCCTCTGTCCACCCCGGGATTTTGGGATTGGTACAACGACTCTCCGGGACATCTCCTCCCTCCGAGATGGGCTTTCCTGCTCCCCAAGTGGTCCATGGTAACGGTGGAAAGCAACACCATATGGCAGTGGATGGCCCTGTTTATCCTCATAGGGATAACCCTATTGGCGATATCTTTGGCCATGGGCTTCTTCAGAAACAAGTCTCTCAAAAACGAATCGGACTTCAAAAAAGGGGTTTTGAAGCTCTGCTTTACCGTGACCTCCATAGCCATAGCCGCAGCCAGCCGTTACCTGATAAAAGACGTCATAAACCTAAGCGGATCGGTGGCGTTGCTGTTCTCAGTAGGAACTCTGAGCGCTTTCATCTGGATTTTCGGAGCGTGGACCCTGTTCGGAGCGTGTTCTCTCGTAGCCGACATAGTGATAATGTCTCCCAAAGTAGATCCTAACAGCGTGGACGCCAGCCTTCTTCGAACCGTATCCCGATTGATCGGTATCTTCGCCGCCCTATCTCTGTTGACCTACGGGGCATCCCAGCTGGGCATACCTCTGGCATCGGTCATCACCGGACTGGGAGTCGCCGGTTTGGCTATATCCCTGGCGGCCAAGCCGACCATAGAGAACATCATAGGAGGAATCTCTCTCTTCGCGGACAAACCGGTCAAGGTGGGAGATTTCTGTCAGTTCGGGGATAACAGCGGAACGGTGGTAGAGATAGGCATAAGATCAACCAGGCTGAGGCTGGTCGACAGGACCATTCTGTCAGTACCTAACGCCGACTTTTCCCAGCTCCACATGATGAATCTTAGCCGTAGAGATAGGCTGCTGTTCGAGACCACCGTAGGGTTGAGATACGAGACCTCCATGGACCAGCTACGATGGACTATAACGAAGATAAAGGAGATGCTTCTGTCCCATCCCAAGGTACACCACGGCGCACCGGTGAGGGTTCGCTTCTCCGGATTCGGCGCCTATTCGCTCGACGTAGTCGTCAGAGCCTTTATACAGACCAGAGACTGGGAGACATTTTTGGCTATCAAGGAAGACCTTCTCTTCCGAATGGCGGAGATAGTCGACTCCTCCGGATCGGGATTCGCCTTCCCCTCCAACACCGCCTATCTTGCGGAGGATACCCCTCCTGACAAGGATAGAGGAGCTCGAGCGGAAAAGGAGGTAGAGGAATGGAGGAAATCGGGGAAGCTCCCTTTCCCCAATCCGTCTCCTGACCTCATGAAAGAAATCAGGAACTCCTTGGACTACCCTCCTCGAGGGTCTTTCGAGGCCGACCGCGATTGAGTTTGTCCAGGGAGATGGCCCAGTACAGCTGGCTCATCTCCCTGAAGTCTCTGACATCGACATGGAAAATGGAAGCCAGCTTCTCCAGCCTGTAGTTCACGGTAGAGCGATGGAGGTGCAGAGACCGGGACGCTTCGGCCACGTTGAAACCGCTCTCACACCATGCCGTCAGGGTATCGCGCAGTTCCTCCGTGTCACCTCTTCCCTCCAGAGGCGACAGCTCCCTCTCGGACATGGACTCCGTCAACGAACGGGGAGAAAAGAACAAAAGCTCCTCCACCCTGTAGTCCTTTATCGGATAGAAACGGACGCCCGGAGCCACCTTTCTGCCGATCCTGAGAGCCAGCCGAGCCTCCCTACATGATCGGGCAAGCTCCTCTATACCCATGGCTCCGCTGCCTATCCCCACTGCCGACTCTATCCCCATGGACGAAAGAGACTTCCTGACTCCATTCCAGATCTCGCCGATCCTTTCCGACAAACCCGCCCCAAGTTTCCCCGACAGAGGGAGAAAGACCACGTAGAGATCCATCTTCATGGCGGCCATGAGGCTCCTGGGACCTCCCATGGCGTCTCTAAGACGGGCCAACACGGGATCCCTGTAGACTCCTCCTCCGTTGGAATCCCTCGACCTGACGGTCTCCACCGACAAGGCGACGTATTCGGAGGAGCGATCGTATCCGAAATGCTCCGCCCTGTTCAGAAGCAGCTCCGGATCGCTGACCTTGGAGTTCAGCAGAAAAACGTCGGAGACCAACGCCTGGAGATTTCTCTCCCTCTCCATTACCTCCCTCTGCATGATCCTCTCCCTGAGATAGAGCTCGGCCTGACGCTTCACCACCAGGGCGAAGGGGGTGACCTTTTCGGGATCACCGGTTATCGCCACGGTGCCTATTACCCGGCCGTCGGGCCCGACCATGGGATAGGTAACCCCCGGCCTGGTCCCTCTGAGCCTCTGGGAGACCTCCTCGGTATCCACGCTTCCCCTCCCCGTCTCGGCGGCTATCCTGGACGACTCGTTCAGGGTTCCGAAACCTCTGTCGGGGTCGCTGCAACCGATTATCACTCCCTTCACGTCGGTGATAAGGACATCGTAACCTATGACCTCCGAGATGGACTTGGCAAGCTCCTGAGCTATAGGTTCCAGCAAAACGATCGCTCCTTTCGTCAAAATGACGGAAGACGCCCTGTATATAGGGCGTTAGTTGATTCAAAATACCGAAGTCTTTTCGACAGAGGAAAGATAGAATGGGGCTAAGATACAGAATATCTCGTTCCCTAAGGAGGAACTCGTCGTGAGACACGGTGTGATGTTATCCGCTCTGGCCGGCGCGCTAATGCCAGCTTTGATCCTGGCGGGCCCAGTCATATCCCTTTTCGGAATCGCCGTTTTCGGCATGGTGGCCGCCATAGGCTCGAAAGATCTTCGAAGCACCCTGGCAGGCTGTCTGATTCTATCCCTCTCCGGGATTCTCGTGATGTACAGCCCGGTGTTCGTGGAGGAGATGGCCTCTCAGGCCTCGTCCCTCTACCTGGGAGGGCTGGTATTCTTCTCCTCCGGATCCTTCGGAGCCATGAGAACCCTTTTCAGGATAGAATCCCGGGAGATCCACGACGCCGATATCAACGTTCCCTTCGATACGTCCCTGGAGAACCTACACCAGGTAGCCTAGGGACGTCGGCGCCCCTCGCCGTATATATCGTCTCAATATATTCTCTGCCGCAAGAGGCCCTGTGCATATGCACAGGGCCTCTTGCGTATAAAATCAGAAAGACACCTTATCCCTACCGGCATCCTTGGCCCTGTAGAGAGCCTCGTCCGCTAGGGCGATTAGACCGTCCATAGTCATTCCCTGCCGATATTCGGCCAATCCCATGGAAACGGTAAGCTCCACCTGATCGTCGTCCAGTTTGAGGGGGCGATCTCCGATCCTCTCCCTGATTCGATCGAGTATCCTATACCCCTCCTGCAACGAGGCCCCGGGAAGTATCATAACGAACTCCTCTCCTCCGTAGCGCCCCACCACATCGTAAGGTCTGAGCTCCCGGCAGAGGATCTTCGCTATAAAACGGAGAACACGGTCTCCCGCCAGGTGGCCGTAGGTATCGTTTACCCTCTTGAAGTGATCCAGGTCCAACAACCCCAGACTAAGAGAGGTCCTCTCTCGATCCGACCTGGCCATCTCCCCTGAGAGTCTCTCGAACAGAGCGTGACGATTAAGGAGTTTGGTCAGCTGATCGTGGTTGGCGAAAAATGCCAGTTTCTCCTGAAGCTCCAGAATCCTCTTTGCCACTGAAAGCCTCATCCTCAACTCCTGGGAATCGAATGGCTTGACCACGTAATCGTCGGCCCCGGCCTCAAGACCTCTTATTACGTCCTCCTTTTCGCTCTGCACGGTCAAGAGGACTATATACTGATATTTTCCGTTCATCCGGTTTCTCTCCCGAACGAGACGACATATCTCCGTCCCCTCCAGTCCCGGCATAAGCCAGTCTATTACCGCCAAATAGGGGGCTTCCTCACCGGAGAGGACCTTCCAGGCCTCCTCTCCGTCGGAGACCACTACCGGATCGTATCCCCATTTTTTCAGCAACGATTCCAACATCACCCTGGTGGTCATGTCGTCCTCGGCTACCAGAATCCTCATAGCTCTTCACCCCCGCAGAAAAAATTCTCGAAATCCTCCATCTCAAGGACAAGCTCATCCATAAGATCGTTCAACAGCTCTCCATCCTCCGATTCCGCCGCCGTCTGGATCCTACCGCCTACGATCTTCAACCCCCAGGCCCCTGCTCCGGCCGCCGCCCCCTTCAAGGCATGTCCGTCCATTCGGACCTTACGAAAATCCCTATCCTCGACGGAGGTCCTTATTTTCTCCGCTATTTTAGCCAGGTCGCTCCTAAAGGTCTTCACCACCAGCTTCGCTATGACCCTATCGCCGCCCATTCGCTCCACCAGACCGGTCATATCGAGAATGTATCTGCCCGGAAGGGGGTCACCAGGTTCTGCCGGCTCCACGTCTCTCAAAGATTCGGCCAGATCCTCTCGGGTTACCGGCTTCGGAAGATACCCGGACATTCCCTCCGCCAGATACCTCTCTCTGTCTTCCTTCATGACGTTTGCGGTGAGGGCTATTACTGGAATATCCCGGTCCAGGACAGGACCTCCTCTTTCCCTTATGATCGCCGTCGCCTCCAGGCCGTCCATCCCGGGCATCTGTATATCCATAAACACCCCGTCGAAGTGCCTCTCGGAAAGGGCCCTGATCGCCTCCCTGCCGGAGGAGACCGCAGTCACATAGTGCCCCATATCCCTGAGCATAGCCTCTATAACCACCCTGTTTGTGTTGCTATCCTCCACGACCAGGAGAGATAGAGGACGGAGAGGGCCTCTCTCTACATCCTCTTCGACGTAAGCCACAGGTGGCTCGCAAAGATCCATCTCTACGTCTAGGGAAAAAGTCGACCCCCTGCCCCTTTCGCTCTCGACGGAGAAATCCCCGCCCATAGCTCTCACGATCTTACGTGAGATGGCAAGCCCCAAGCCGGTACCGCCGTATTTTCTGCTCGTCGATCCGTCAGCCTGGGAGAACGGCTTGAAAAGCCTCGGAACGGCCTCCTTCGAGATCCCTATTCCGGTATCGGACACGGAAAAAGACAGAGTCAACTTATCCCCGTAGGATGGGAGGCTTTTAACCGTAAGGGAGACTCGTCCTGAGGACGTGAACTTGACGGCGTTGCCCAGAAGGTTGGACAAGACCTGCCTCAGCCTGATGGGATCTCCAGTTATCCAACGAGGTATATCCTTGGAAAGATCCAAGCTGAAGTCCAGCCCCTTCCGTTTTGCCTCGGAACGATAGGAGCCCTCCAACGCCTCCAGAAGCTCGAAAAGATCGAAGGGAGCCTCGTCCAGATCGAGAAACCCCGCCCCCATCTTGGACAGATCCAGAATATCGTTTATCAGTGCCAGAAGGGCGTGTCCCTCGTCTTTTATCACGTCCAGAGCCCGGTCCATCTCGGCGGGAGACTTTCCTCTGACTATCGCGGCGGTGCCGAGAATAGCGTTGAGAGGAGTTCTTATCTCGTGGCTGACGTTTGCCAGAAAACGGTCCTTCGCCTGATTAGCCTCGGCGAGCTGGGCCTCCGACTCCTGAAGTCGAGATACCTTGCCTCTGAGCTCGTCGTTCAGATCGTTGATCATCCTGTATAGCCTGCTATTCTTTATCACCCCGGCGGCAGCCCCGAGAACGACCGTTACGAAGGCCAGGGATATGTCCATTACCCGCCCCGGATCTCCCTCTATACAGGCCATCATGATACCCAACGGCTCGTCCTGGGCTGTCAGAGAGTGTATAAGCAGAGGAGTTCCATCCGAGGAAGTCATCATCATGGGCTTATTCCTGCCTAAGGCCCAGGCCACTGTGCCGTCCTCCACCAGAATGGTCCGTTCCGACTCGAAGAAATCGGCCGATTCTGGAGGATCACACCACTCACGGGAAAAGTCCAATCCATCCTCGGATATCAGGAAAAAGGCGATCTCGCCGACGTCTATCAGCGAACGGATTCTGGAGGCCACGCTCTCGAGCACGTCGGATACATCGCCGGATTGACCAAGGGTAACCGGGACGTTCAGAGAATCCACCGCATCGTCCAACACCCGGCGAGCTCTCTCCCTTTCCGAATTAATCAGCGAAATTCGCTCCTCCAGCTCTCTTATCCTCTCTTCCATGATCCCACCTCAGGCGATGAAAAATATTCGAAGTATCTCTTCGATCTGCCTCTCCGCCTGATCGAAGACGGAGCGGAGCTCCTCCTTGTGTATCCCGGTCAACTCCCACAGTTCCTCGTCCAGAGTAGGAAGATAAAAGGTTCCGCTCGAGCCTATCTTCATGGCGTTGGCCATCCAATCGGCGATCCACAGAAGGGAGGTCTCCTCTGGATTCTCCGACGACAGTGGCTCGTGGTGCCACGAAGCCATACCGAGGATAGGTTCCGGTATCCGCCAACTCTCGAGAAGTCGGAAAGTGACCTGACCGTGGTCGAAGCCTACGAGCCTTCTCTCCACCTCCGCCAATGGAAGACGGAAAAAGCGCGATACCCCCAGACCATGGGACATATGGGAGGGAAACCTTACGTAAAGTATGGCTCGACCGACGTCATGGAGCAATCCGGCCAGGAAGAAGTGGTCGTCTCTGCGGATCTTCCTTCGACTCGCCAACACCCTGGCCAGAACGCCACAGGTAACAGAGTGTTTCCAGAAAGACCTCATATCCACGTAGGACGACGGAATGTGATCGAAGGCGCTCATGGTGGAGACAGCCAAGGCCAGAGAGGACAGCTCCTTTATGCCCACTATGGCGACTGCCCTGGAGATGGACCTTATAGGGGTGGGGAAACCGTAGAAAGCGCTGTTCACGAGTCTAAGCAGTCGGAGAGACAGGTTGGGGTCGGTGCCCACGACTCTGGCTATGGACGTCGCAGAGCTGACCGGAGACTGAATCACCTCCCGGATTTTAAAGTATATGTCCGGCAGAGAACCCAGAGGGACGTCCCCCCCGATTATCTCGGAAAGACGAGGCTTATCGACAGGAAGCCCCTCCCTGGACGGAAGCTCCTCCGGCCTTCTATGATCGGTCATATCGGAAAGCCCGTCCGAATCCTCCTCTTCTATCAGCCGGGCGCACCTCTCCCTGCACAGATGAAAAATCTCCGAGCAGGGCCCGCCATCTTGATGGGAGGGAAAGAAGCTTCGAACTATGGAGTCGCTTCTGTCCATGGTCTCCATAAGAGATCTCTCATTGGAGAGAAGCTCTTCCTGATCCAGTCCCTCCACGTCGGCAAAGGCTATTCCCCAGACCTTCATCATCGATATATGCTTTTCCGAGAGGGACGTTCCCCGGCCCAGGATCTTTCGACCAGCCGGGGTCGAGAGATCGTCGGCCAATATCATCCCCTCGGAGAGACGGGAGGTGCTGACCAAACCCATCGGCTCACTCCTCTCAGGTTAAGCTCGATCTAAAGAAATTATACTTGAAAAAGCAGGTCGGGGACACCGTTGAAGGACATCCCCGACCTGCTGAACTCTCCGGTTAAAACGATTTTTCCGTCATTTCTCTCTAATGGCCAGAGACGACGTCTCGGATATCTTGAATCGATCCACCTCCCTCTGAAGCTTCTCGGCCATCTCCGCC containing:
- a CDS encoding MBL fold metallo-hydrolase, whose protein sequence is MSSFDTSVLYEDGNHRYLHLGWEEKEEKSIVQTNQYMIIHNGEVVLMDPGGAHVFPRVLANVAEIVDIGSVSQIFYSHQDPDVSSGITLWLSIAEKAKAHISELWTRFLPHFGIYETSRIVAIPDRGGNITLKDGTKLPCIPAHFLHSTGQFSLYDPTSRILFSGDIGAAVFPEGKRYPAVENFDDHLKYMEGFHKRYMASNSACRRWVDAVSKLKVDAIAPQHGAVIKGDDVDRFLNWFGNLKCGVDIMDQLFR
- a CDS encoding methyl-accepting chemotaxis protein yields the protein MDKRERELIARLSSAYFGNTLMNSFMDQLDEALVRRVNNVQGELSDISNDFQKLDTMLADTVEEFHKSSTHARENVESIGKMNQELEEELHRSGTDIENMSSDVNKTVETTYETLNGFLEVEKISEEITRIAKQTNLLALNASIEAARAGEHGRGFSVVAEEVQKLSVQTKEASDKITDRVSEISGSVKDAMDNVRRVSEMFDVVRNSLSSFMSFLEENRSFMDDITVMLDGSGEKMSEGSREIAHSVGVMKEAIDRFDAMAAIISSIVRAQKNLQDLRL
- a CDS encoding mechanosensitive ion channel family protein, with the protein product MVKNKLIFLLALASLLFSFSHKASAIDYALPLAPPERHSPRQTMASFATNINMAYRLIKEANKENDAAEAVFFNTPGALAKAEEASIYFKKAIECLDLRDTPSVYRNKIGSERALQLKEIMDRVPIPASRDIPGTSDLITDEGHMETWRIPGTEIRLRRLDSGEEKGYYLFSSESLKEISDFYEAVQNMPYRDDPLSTPGFWDWYNDSPGHLLPPRWAFLLPKWSMVTVESNTIWQWMALFILIGITLLAISLAMGFFRNKSLKNESDFKKGVLKLCFTVTSIAIAAASRYLIKDVINLSGSVALLFSVGTLSAFIWIFGAWTLFGACSLVADIVIMSPKVDPNSVDASLLRTVSRLIGIFAALSLLTYGASQLGIPLASVITGLGVAGLAISLAAKPTIENIIGGISLFADKPVKVGDFCQFGDNSGTVVEIGIRSTRLRLVDRTILSVPNADFSQLHMMNLSRRDRLLFETTVGLRYETSMDQLRWTITKIKEMLLSHPKVHHGAPVRVRFSGFGAYSLDVVVRAFIQTRDWETFLAIKEDLLFRMAEIVDSSGSGFAFPSNTAYLAEDTPPDKDRGARAEKEVEEWRKSGKLPFPNPSPDLMKEIRNSLDYPPRGSFEADRD
- a CDS encoding CdaR family transcriptional regulator, producing the protein MLEPIAQELAKSISEVIGYDVLITDVKGVIIGCSDPDRGFGTLNESSRIAAETGRGSVDTEEVSQRLRGTRPGVTYPMVGPDGRVIGTVAITGDPEKVTPFALVVKRQAELYLRERIMQREVMERERNLQALVSDVFLLNSKVSDPELLLNRAEHFGYDRSSEYVALSVETVRSRDSNGGGVYRDPVLARLRDAMGGPRSLMAAMKMDLYVVFLPLSGKLGAGLSERIGEIWNGVRKSLSSMGIESAVGIGSGAMGIEELARSCREARLALRIGRKVAPGVRFYPIKDYRVEELLFFSPRSLTESMSERELSPLEGRGDTEELRDTLTAWCESGFNVAEASRSLHLHRSTVNYRLEKLASIFHVDVRDFREMSQLYWAISLDKLNRGRPRKTLEEGSPRSS
- a CDS encoding GGDEF domain-containing response regulator codes for the protein MRILVAEDDMTTRVMLESLLKKWGYDPVVVSDGEEAWKVLSGEEAPYLAVIDWLMPGLEGTEICRLVRERNRMNGKYQYIVLLTVQSEKEDVIRGLEAGADDYVVKPFDSQELRMRLSVAKRILELQEKLAFFANHDQLTKLLNRHALFERLSGEMARSDRERTSLSLGLLDLDHFKRVNDTYGHLAGDRVLRFIAKILCRELRPYDVVGRYGGEEFVMILPGASLQEGYRILDRIRERIGDRPLKLDDDQVELTVSMGLAEYRQGMTMDGLIALADEALYRAKDAGRDKVSF
- a CDS encoding ATP-binding protein — protein: MEERIRELEERISLINSERERARRVLDDAVDSLNVPVTLGQSGDVSDVLESVASRIRSLIDVGEIAFFLISEDGLDFSREWCDPPESADFFESERTILVEDGTVAWALGRNKPMMMTSSDGTPLLIHSLTAQDEPLGIMMACIEGDPGRVMDISLAFVTVVLGAAAGVIKNSRLYRMINDLNDELRGKVSRLQESEAQLAEANQAKDRFLANVSHEIRTPLNAILGTAAIVRGKSPAEMDRALDVIKDEGHALLALINDILDLSKMGAGFLDLDEAPFDLFELLEALEGSYRSEAKRKGLDFSLDLSKDIPRWITGDPIRLRQVLSNLLGNAVKFTSSGRVSLTVKSLPSYGDKLTLSFSVSDTGIGISKEAVPRLFKPFSQADGSTSRKYGGTGLGLAISRKIVRAMGGDFSVESERGRGSTFSLDVEMDLCEPPVAYVEEDVERGPLRPLSLLVVEDSNTNRVVIEAMLRDMGHYVTAVSSGREAIRALSERHFDGVFMDIQMPGMDGLEATAIIRERGGPVLDRDIPVIALTANVMKEDRERYLAEGMSGYLPKPVTREDLAESLRDVEPAEPGDPLPGRYILDMTGLVERMGGDRVIAKLVVKTFRSDLAKIAEKIRTSVEDRDFRKVRMDGHALKGAAAGAGAWGLKIVGGRIQTAAESEDGELLNDLMDELVLEMEDFENFFCGGEEL
- a CDS encoding HDOD domain-containing protein, with amino-acid sequence MGLVSTSRLSEGMILADDLSTPAGRKILGRGTSLSEKHISMMKVWGIAFADVEGLDQEELLSNERSLMETMDRSDSIVRSFFPSHQDGGPCSEIFHLCRERCARLIEEEDSDGLSDMTDHRRPEELPSREGLPVDKPRLSEIIGGDVPLGSLPDIYFKIREVIQSPVSSATSIARVVGTDPNLSLRLLRLVNSAFYGFPTPIRSISRAVAIVGIKELSSLALAVSTMSAFDHIPSSYVDMRSFWKHSVTCGVLARVLASRRKIRRDDHFFLAGLLHDVGRAILYVRFPSHMSHGLGVSRFFRLPLAEVERRLVGFDHGQVTFRLLESWRIPEPILGMASWHHEPLSSENPEETSLLWIADWMANAMKIGSSGTFYLPTLDEELWELTGIHKEELRSVFDQAERQIEEILRIFFIA